The Quercus lobata isolate SW786 chromosome 4, ValleyOak3.0 Primary Assembly, whole genome shotgun sequence genome segment TCCAGTGTGTGGGgggaaaaataattcaaaataaattctatttcTGAGTAAATTTTAATGCAATAAATAGACAGTTTTTTCAACATTGGAAAAACATATGAGCAACCAAGAGAGTTGCACAGTGGCTGTCTATCAATCTCCACATTCTTCAGAAATATGGAATTGCCCGAAAGATGCGCCTCTCCTGAATCATATGTTCCTACAATTAATTTCTTAAGCCCAATCAAATTCCCAAATGACGGAGGCAATTCAATACAGCTTTCTGGAAGCGTTAAATCTTCAACACCTTTCATTTCGTGCAAGATATTTGGAAACTTCTTAATCCTCCGGCATCGGGGCAGGCTAAAAGATGTAAGAGATTTCATCGTGAGACAGTTCGGAAGAGTTTCAAGTTTTTCGCAATTCCAAAGGTCCCACACTTCAAGCTTATCAAGACGCCCCACGGAATCATCAATCTCAATTAAATTTCTACAGTTaaaaagtatcaattttgtTACGTTTGGGGTCATTGATAAGTCAGGTATTTTCGTAATCAGATCGCAGTCACTAAAGTCCACATATGTCACGGATACAAATTTCtgtagaaaaaaatttgaaagttagaACATGGTTTAACCTTTAAAGAAGTATAtatgaataaattaaaaattaaaaactttgaaaaaataataatttataaatgctAATGATCATACCTGCTTGAGTTCTGGTTCCTTTAATAGGATAAGAGGCGAGTTAAGCACAACCagttttttgggaaaaaaatttggtggCCGCGAAGAAAATGGATAGTCACGCCAATCAAGCAAGCTTAATTCATTGGGAAGACATTCAAGGGGTCCATTGCAACAACGTATGTTACGAATCAAAAGCAATCTAAGATTTTTCATCTTACAAAATTGTGCCTTTATTTGCACCTCTTCGGATTCTGATTTAGGCGACCACAATATTATGCTTTGAATTTTATCTGAACCCTAGTTGAACAAAAGGGTAAGTGAATCGCCAAAACATATAATAGTTaataaactttaaacaaaaatcttattcaaaataaataaataaaaaaagggaaaaaaaagtaatacatctttcttgtgaagtaAAGGGAGGAAGTGaatcaaaacaacaaacatACCATATTTTCAATTACTACATCAAGAGCTTCCTCATAACACCATAGTCTACTACATTCCCCAGGCTTTTGTGGTGCTTCTTGTCGAACAATGTCCTTACCCATTTGTTGTAATAAGTCATGCATCGACAAATAATCATTATATCGATCAATGAGACCCTTATTAATAAGATTTTGAATACCATATGGGTTTAAACCACAAGCTTTCAGTTCATCCTTAATCATATTATATCTCATATCATATCCCttgaagaaacatgcaatatcaagGAAAATATTCTTTTCATCTTCGGTTAATCCTTCATAACTTCTTCTTAGTATTTTTTGAATATCTtcatgaagattttttttataataatctaACGCATCATTCCATTCATGTATAGTTTGCTCACACAAATCACGACCCATTACTTTTAGAGCTAGAGGAAGGCCTTTGGCATAACTTATAGCTTGTTTCTCAAGTTCCAAATAATCTTCAGGGACTTCGTTACTTGGGAAGGCGTGCTTACGAAAGAGTTTAATTGCTTCATCTTCATCTAATCCCTTAACCCCATAATCATAGGTTGAAAGACCATTTCGATTAACTAGCAAGCTTTTATATCTAGTTGTCAAAATGATTCTACTTCCTACAAAGCATTCACATTGTCCGAGCAATGTTTCTATCTGGTTGGCATTATCCACGTCATCAAGAATGATAAGAACCTTTTTTAGGCGAAGAATTTTATTTATCCTTGTGGTTACTTCAGGTTTAGTATTCACCCCCAAATTCTTGTCCTCTGAGATACCCTTAAGAAGTGTCTCTTGTAAATGGATTATGCCTTGATTTGTCTCTGACCACTCCCTAACATTCTCTAGAAAACTTTTTGCTTTGAAATGATTTGAAAAGCTATTATAAATAGCTTTTGCAATTGTAGTTTTGCCTATTCCACCAAGGCCAGTGATCCTTACCATGCGAACATCATTTGATTCAATATCTAAAAGTTTTGTTAGGGCCTCTATGTGAGAATTTATTCCAACCAGCTCCATTGTAGCAACAATTGATGGCATTTGAATGAATTCAGAATTTAAGATCTCTTCAACAATTTTTTGGACAAGTTCAGATTCAGTGCAACTGTCATTCACAGagtatttaattaatacatGTAACAAGTTggactataaaaaataaataacataaactTAATGCAAGATGTTTAATTTTTACGTCACAGTTATAGTGTTGTTAGATGAAGTAAGTGACATGTAACTCatagattgaaattttttatttaattcacTTTTTTTGGGTAACAATTGGCTTTTGGGATGAAGTTCCACTTAGATGACGACATAGTCTGTAACACCCCAAACCTTTTTAAGCAATTTTACAATGTGAATAACATCTCAAGtgaattttatgtttttcaataagagtgttaattatttttgtagaggtctttttaatattaaaagcATGTGATGGCATTTAAGTGATTTGGGGTGATGGACTAGGTGAGGATtaaggaagagaagaaatttAAGGGTGAAATGGTAAATTTCTTCCTCAAGATATTTTTGTGATGAGTGGTCCATAATAACCCATACATCACCATATGgtaagcccccccccccccccccatccTGAACaaagtttttctccaaactaatttggagagaaaccctacaaactcatcatatatatttatattgagtgtgaattttgaaaatctaaccattagattgcatgttcttattacaTCCTTAATGcttacaaaaatttcaagaaaatcaaaaatcaattgctatgtcatcaaataaatgttatgatttcaagtttttgtaatctaaagttgtatataaaaaataagttaattgaccaaatagtaaataatatccgatttgaatgaaatttgatatgcatgttaagaacataagaaacataaaattcaacggttagattttcaaaattcacacccaaaaaagaaatatatgagaagtttgaagaTTATGTCTTTCCTCCCCCATGGTGACCGAACCTCCAAGCTCCCatatctctttcctcatttctttctttctctctctttctctctctagtcGAGACCTCCTTGTTAGGGAGGATTATGTCTCCATTGGTTTTCCTAGTAGCTAAAGCTCCATGAGATTTTGAAGTGGTTTAAACCCAAGGTAAAAATCTAAACTTTTACCTCAATTTCTTCTATGAAATCCTTTGGGTTTTGCTATTTAATGATTATTATGGTGAATGCTTGATGGGTTTTGGTGAATAATGGAACATTAGAGGGTTAAGATGTTTTGGGTAGCAATGGTTTTGTTAAAATCCGAAAATTTCATATCATTTGAGAGATTTCCTTTGATACAAGGTTTTGGTTATATAGTTTTCTAATGGATATTTGAGGGTTGGTTTCCTAGAGCAACCATatagtttttgttgttgcatATGTTGATGTGAGTTGATTTTAAAGTGTGTTTCCTTTGCATTTGAGTGACTTTGAACGTGATGTGTGAGCATGTAGTTTTTGCATGCCGTGTTTGATAAGTTGCTTATACAAGATTTTGAGTTGATTCCTTGTTTTTAATATGCTTAAATCTTGTGGTTTTAATGTGAGTAAATTCTCAAATAATTTGGGCTAGTCTTAAAACTATAGCAATTTTCTAAAGCAGTCAGGGACAGATTTGAGTCAGCCACAAtacatgatttttaataaattatagaaaaatcgTTTTGTGCTGATTTTTCTGTGGTACATTGTATACATATGGGGGAATGTTCTCTTAAATTTTCGTATTAATCGGATAACTTTTCATTGACCAAATGATTTTTACAAAATGGCTGGCCTGCTACGTACTGAATCTGAAAGTAAGACTAAAACTTTAAGATTTTATGGAATTTATTTCAAACATTATTCGAATGGTTTGGCTTGTAAATTCTTGTGTTTTCCTTGACATGTGTTTTACTTAGTTGATTTTAATAATGGTTTGGTTTAATCATTTGTTGCTCAAAAAGGAAACTCATGAGATAAGTTACCTCTATTTTGAAGGTGATGTGTCTTATGTTTATATATGCACATTTGCCTGCAATAGAGAATTAAAATGCTTTGGCTGTGTTATGGTTCCTTGGATCATTTGTATGCTTGTTTGGTATCCTTTGGGAATAGGTGCCTTTGGATAGTCAAGTTAAGCTCTAGGCCCTTAATTTGATTTTAGGGGACATTGTTGATCTATGGAGACAAGTTTGATGGTACTTTGTGATAGGCATTGTTATTGATAGGCTTGATCATTTTGTTTCTAGGTTCCGAGATTTTTGATGATGGACCTAGTGACGAGATTGGTTGATTTCATGGCGCCCGATTGAGGTAAATTGcattatttgggaaattgatgcaaaatatttttgacaagaaataGTTTTGAGGACTTTGAGAATATTGTGGATATTTGGTTATCGAAATATTTTAAGAAGCTACTTGGAAGTAAACTGTATATTTTGAATACATTTAACTTGTGAACTTTCAATGTGGGTTTGCCCTTGTGCTATGATGTTGGTGATCACCATGTCTTTGTGACGATGAGTCAAGTTAGAGCCTTCCACTTTGCATGACGCTGGTAAATCCTTgagtgtgtgggtgaggctgctgcCCATAGAGCCAAAAGACCTCATGCAAAAGAGGTACTGTGTGACGCGTCATTCCCTACTGCCCATAAGGGGGAAGAGGTAAATCCTTgagtgtgtgggtgaggctagGCAAGGCCCAGAGACCGTATGCAAAAGAGATACTACATGGCGCGTCATCCCCTGTTGCCCACAGGGGGATAAGTAAATCTTCAAGGGTGTGGGTGAGGCTAGGTAGGGCCAATAGACCACATGCCAAAAAAGGTACATATCATGCTAGTGGTTTGTGGGTTCTGACTTGTCTCTATGGCGGTATAATGTCTTTGTGACATTTTTGTCTTTGGGGTGGCTTACCATGTGGCCTTGGGTTGGATTTTCTGGTTTTGAAAATGATGTTTTGACAGCTCATAGTGTATGGTAAATAGATATTGAGatattttgagaaagttttgtATTGCATAATttcaatcattcttgtcatcTTACCAATGAAAATGAATTTGCTAGATTTTCatggaaattcccaaattttaacatgttttgtaaaatgttcattatcatgaaacttgcatttctctcatccccattaattatgctacttactgggctttAGCTCATTCCactctccaaaatttttttttcagataaATTAGCTACACCTTGAAAATGGAGCTTGTCTTATTGGTGGTGATTGAAGTGTTATGCTGAATTGGGAGACTAACATTATTATTAGTTGGTGATTTGATCTAGTTATTTTTAAGGAAGTAGTAGTTAATTCTATTAGAGGTGGGGCTCTCTTGAGGTTTGATAGCCCAAGAATTTTGTTGGGGTTGCATATTTTTGAGAACATTGGAGTTTTATGTTAACTCGTTTGGTGTTTGGAATATTAATGTAAACTTTGGAGACAGGTGATTTGTAATTCATATTGTCTATATATGTGTAATAGAGCTTTGACTTGGAATGTGGAGATTTCAGTATAGTTATATATTCTTATCacgtagaaaagaaaaaaaaaatccctataGTCTCTCTTGAAGGTTTGGTTTCATATACTTTGAACCCTTTTGGGTTTGGTGCGTGACATAATCTTATTGGATCTCACTACGTgcttagaaaaaaataattaagtttttttcttttaaaattttccaaatattaCGAGGGGTGAAATTCCTAACTAATAATGGTAAGTGATCTAATATTAAGTTCTTTTATTTCCATCTTTAATCTATAGCTAACTAGCTTAGTATAAAAGATTCttctcatgtttttttttttttttttttttaaaggtataGTATAAAAGATATGACAAGAAAATATTACTTTCataatttagtaaaatttaaaaagaaaataaaagctaaCAATTAATTCTAGTTGTTGTTtaattaacaataaaatttaatggaCATCAGAAAACAATTAAAGCTCTTGAAGATCAACAAATAGGAGTACATAGTACTATACAAATACCTGTTTTTGTCATCCCAACCAGAAATATTGGCTGCTTTATTTAAAGCGTCCCTCCACCTTTGTACCTTTGtcttatctttaatttttttttcaagcttaGTCAACACTTTTCCAAAATCTCCTCTTTGCTTCCGAACTTCAGATGGATCCACTTGATAGAAAACTGGTAGCACTTTTTTGGTACACTTCATAATCTTAGCAAGTTCATCCAAACACCAACTAGAGGATgcataatttttagaaaatacaaTTATTGATGTGCTTGAGTTTTCAATGGTTTTGAGAAGCTCTTCAGAAATGTTTTTTCCCCTATGGAGATTATCATCAATGAAAGTTTGAATACCCTGTTGAGTCAGGGCCTTAAATAAATGGCTGACAAAACCACGGTGAGTATCATCACCTCGAAAACTCAAAAAGACATCAAAGTTCTTGAGTTGGTGAGACGAGGCCATTGGGATTTTCACGCAAACAGATGAAAAAAGTTGaaaggagaaggaggagaaggaaAGCTGTGAAAGCTGTGTCAATATAGAAAGTGAGGAAAGTGAACAGGAAGAGGGTGAGCGAATGGATGCTAGGAGCTAGACTTTATTGTAGTCTTGCTTTCAAAAAATGACACGCATTTTACATGAATTGCaatatcaaggaagtttttgaGACTACCTACTttcgtcaaaaaaaaaacaggaaGTTTCTgagaaaagcccaaaataacTCTTAGAACTTTCAACGAACCATACCGGGGTCATTGTGGTCAATCAAACCATGTGAAAGTCGTAGATGTCACTTTTCCATGCAATCTTATACAGCTGTTCCACTAACTTTAAGTGCCggtttgttttaactttttcagcccaaaagtCACGTTTTGAAAAAAGCCAACTCAAAAATAGTGTTTGGTTAGtataaaatgcaacttttttcaaaaagttgcgttttatacTTGTGAAGAGAATGCGCATCCCAAATTTGGACCTCTTCAGGTCCATTTCGCCAAAAGTTCATGGGTGTTTTGATATATCCATTGAGGTGAGTTGGGCAATTACCAAATTGTCCTTAAATTGTGGTCCTAGTGCATGCAATTTCTCAAAATCAGGACCACATATATTTGATGTATGTGACGTTACTTGGTAAAGACCAATTACATGGTagtatataatttcaaaatggTTAGGTGGGTTGTCTTTTTAGATGGCAAATTCTTTTACTCACAGAGCATCTTCTTGTTTCACATATGACCTTGCCTTAATGGTCCACTGATTAGGTTAGGTAACGTGAGCAGTACTTTTCAGGATTAAGGGGCATACTAGAGAATAAGTTAGATCAAGCTGGCGTAAAAGACAATGTTTATGCCAACTAATCCTAGACTGACACATCAGCCAACAAATTTAAACTCAATACACCTTATTACATGCAATTATAACCCAATTAAAACCTCAAATATTCCTCAACCACGTTCAAAGCTTCTTCTCCAAACGGCAAACTAAAGGATGTCGAATCCGCCACAGTCATCACCAGAGTTGTTATTGGGGTATGAAAAAGATGTCGAATCCGCCGTTAGTCTAGTGTTACAATCTCAAGGTTAATTTTCTCATGATTTGGTGGTTTTCTCCCATTTTTAATTTCGAAATATcaatgggtttgggtttttttggccGTGAATCACTTGATTTGATatgggttttgttgtttttcttattgGATTCTTAAATCTTATTTAAATTTCCTTTATTGTTGGTTTAAATTGCAAATCATTTCACTGCTAGCAATGGAACTAAATACCAGTACTGCATGGGAGACATATATGAGCATGCTGTGAAGTTTATTATAACTTTAACAAACTatagttttttgtttggatAACAAGAGCATGAACCTGCATGCCAACACTTTTAGGTCCTGGAGGTTGGGGTCAAATGATGTAATTCTAGTTAGCCTCTCCACTATCTGAAAgctctaaaatattttctggtaaTCAAATAATCTAATATAAAGAGGTCATGCATTGGAACCACAATTTCATAAAATAGTGGTCGTAACTGTACTGACTTTATTCATGGTTTGAAACTTTCAGAAAAGAATTGGAATAAGTTAAAACTCTGTTAGCCAAGTTGTAATGCACAGACTTAATTATGTTCAGTTTCAACCTCCAAGTATCCATTAATGTCttttttaatgtgatttttctgTCTAAAATCAAGAGAAGGGAGTGGCGTGCTTCTGGCGCCGCCATTtgaaaagacaaaacaaagCGTCAAAGCCTCAGTGTAGCTTTGAAGggttatttaatatatttatacaGATCTAACTTCTAATACTCAACAGCAGcactttctcaacaaaaaaaaaatactcaacaGCAGCAAAGAGTGTACTTTTGCAGTTAAGGAAGCAGATGACAAACTTCAGGTTATCGGATTATAATTAATCAGTGTAGTCCTGAAACtttgaaaatagaatttcaatcaaaacccactctgttaataatttttaggctaaaatgcatTTTAGACACCTTCAAAGTTTAGAGTTGTATCCACAAATATaagaagtaattaaaaaaacaaaaattccttTAGTATTATAGGGTTAGGCTGGGATGAATAGACAAACTAGAAATCATATAACTTTGCTTCTCCTTCTTGACCACTGCAATAATAGGTAATTCATATTATCAATATgcaattttgagaaaatgatttttttatttttaaaaaaaaaaaattggtatctAAATCTCTTTGAGTAGCTAATTATTATATCGAACGTATGCATTCCTCATTCCACACACACCAGGTTATCATTacaaatgattattttattaatttatttaagcccaaaaactgaaaatatttaaattcaatgGACTAAAATGACAATTATTCAATGTTAATGAACTGAAATGACAGTTTTTAAACATTGTGGACTAAGATGACAATTGATAAAAGTTAATGGACTAAAATAACAATTGGTGAAAATAATAGGATATAAAGTAGATTTTTgccttgaattttcttttaaaaaatgtccaaaatacaTGGTTAGACTTTGAAGTTTACTAAGTGCACGCTTTTCActcttgaaatttcaaataattgttatcAGTTCCTAAAGTCATTAGtttagcttgattttttttttaatggaaattttaGCTTGGTTTTGATTTGACGAAAACCCATTTCAAATGGATTTGGctttgatctttgatcttccataggtcttgtgttttttaatgtgtaatttgttaatattaaaaatattgtcatGTTGCTATTAAATGACTAAATGTTATGGCATTGTTCAATAAGCCGCATAGAAAATGAAACTAATATCCATTAACAGAAtgatccttaattttttttgaaacattaagACACAATAACACTCATTCGAAACTCCAAAACTTCTAAGTCAGAAAGTGCTCACTCTATAAGGATTTGGGAGGATCCTTGGTGCCAGATCTTCAAGGGTTCATTCCTACTCCAAAGAATGGTGTCGACCCGAATGGTATTATTTTAGTTTCTCAACTTTTTAATTCTGATTTTTCTGGTTGGGATGTCCATAAATTATATTGGTGGTTTGAAAACTCCACAGTTGatcttattttgaaaattcctaTTTTTCCAACCAGTAACAAAGATCAGTGGGCATGGACGTCCACAAGCTCTGGGGAATTTTCACTTAAGTCGGCTTATTGGAGTTGCAGGGAATCTATGCATCATAATTTTGACCCCTTTTGGAATTGTATTTGGAAAGTTAAACTCCATGAGAGGCACAAAATGATGATTTGGAGGATTGCTGCAAGTTGCTTGCCTACTAAAGATAAGCTAAGCAGGTTTGTTGATATTGGTGATGTTTACTGTCCCCTCTGTAGGTTGGAAACTGAAACCTCCCTTCATCTTTTTGCTCTTTGTCCAGTAGCTAAGGCAGTGTGGTTCAGCAGTAAATGGGGGCTGAGAATGGATTCTTTTGGATTCTCTTCAGAAGTggatttaattcaatttttgtgTTCACCCCCATTTACCAACCAGCTTAGTAGAATGATTTCTTGTTATTTGGGGCCATTCTTTGTGATGGaatttggaagctgagaaatcAAGTGATTTTTGAAAACCTTCCCTTGAGATGTGATGAATTATTAGCTAGAGTTTGGAAGTTATTTATGGAATTTAAAATTACTAGATCGGTTGCTCCTGCATCTGTACATATCAATCATCCTTTGCAGCCTTGGCCCCCTCCAAGGTGTCTATCTATTAAAATTAATGTTGATGCAGCTATTGGTTCAAATTATTCATCCTTAGCCTTGGTGGCTAGAGACTGGATGGGGGATTTGGTTTTTGCTTGCTCTCAAAAAGCAAAAACCACCTTCCCTCTCCAAGCAGAGGCTGAATCTGTGAGATGGGCTATATCTTTGGCTGCAAATTTGGAGGCAGAAAATGTTATTATTGAGACAGATTCTAAGATTTGTCAGGATGCTATTCATGAGCTAATGATGCCCCCGCCTTGGAGAATTGCTTCTATCCTAGCGGACATGCAGTCTCTTCTTATATCTTATTCTAATGTGTCTGTCATTTGGGTTCCTAGGCTAGCTAACATGGCAGCTCACTCTCTAGCTAAGTGGTCTCTagcttgtaatttttttggttcttttgatTGGGGTAGCTGTCCTCTTTGTTTTGCTTCTGTAATTAGGAAGGAAAGGCTAAGCTagcctttgtttgttttttgtttctctattcaataaaattttctttccatcaaaaaaaaaaaaaatacttaaactTGATAGCAACTTTATTGtgataaaaacttaaaaatgtacaatttaaataatttattgatgacatagcgattaatttttaattttctagaaattttgcaattatgaaagatataagaagaatatataatctaatagtagatttgtcaaaatttacctctaataaaaaaatattgaacaaGATTATAGCGCACCTATTGAATTTTGGAATTATTGTAACCAAACAACACCAGATGCGCATAGTATTTTAATTATAACAAGTTTGTTCAGTGTTACGAACTATGAATAATTAATTTGCGTAGAGTTGAGTGATAGTGTTGTGGGACATGGGTCAGTCAGACCAATGGAATTACGGTCTTAAAAAAAGCTTAAAGACTAAATTTTGAGGTGGtgaaagacaatttttttttttttttattgaattgttgACTTGAATTCTTATTAAACTAATCTatgaacacaacaaaaattcttCTTAATACAATTAAAGACTGCTAAGTTGAGttgatttattaaataaaagaatgagTTGCGCAATCGAATGAGAGATcagtaaataaataattgctTGGTTGAGtatattgaaagagatgtagcttGCAATATTGATAATGAGATTAT includes the following:
- the LOC115986313 gene encoding TMV resistance protein N-like, which encodes MASSHQLKNFDVFLSFRGDDTHRGFVSHLFKALTQQGIQTFIDDNLHRGKNISEELLKTIENSSTSIIVFSKNYASSSWCLDELAKIMKCTKKVLPVFYQVDPSEVRKQRGDFGKVLTKLEKKIKDKTKVQRWRDALNKAANISGWDDKNSCTESELVQKIVEEILNSEFIQMPSIVATMELVGINSHIEALTKLLDIESNDVRMVRITGLGGIGKTTIAKAIYNSFSNHFKAKSFLENVREWSETNQGIIHLQETLLKGISEDKNLGVNTKPEVTTRINKILRLKKVLIILDDVDNANQIETLLGQCECFVGSRIILTTRYKSLLVNRNGLSTYDYGVKGLDEDEAIKLFRKHAFPSNEVPEDYLELEKQAISYAKGLPLALKVMGRDLCEQTIHEWNDALDYYKKNLHEDIQKILRRSYEGLTEDEKNIFLDIACFFKGYDMRYNMIKDELKACGLNPYGIQNLINKGLIDRYNDYLSMHDLLQQMGKDIVRQEAPQKPGECSRLWCYEEALDVVIENMIKFKA